The segment TAGATTCTTGTTGTGAATTCATTTTATGATTTGTATAAGATAAATTAAAAAAAAAGAGGGCTTGTTTAAACCCTCTTTTTTTATATTTATTTAGAATTAAGCTTTTCTTCCATAAAGCTCACCAATTATTTTTACATCAAGAGGTTCTTTTGAACCCATATCTGTATCGGAAGGTTGGATCGCAACAAATGTACCTGCAAATTCATCTGTATCAGAATCTACATTTTCAATTGATAGTTTTACAACTCCAGTACCATTTACATCAACTTTGATATTTTCTTTAGCAAGTTCTTCATCATCTCCACCTAGGGCAACTAAACCTTGAGCGTATTCAACTCCAGTATTTTTGGCTCTGGCTTTAGGATCTAAAAAATCTCCTGTTCTGTAATTAGGTGTGAATGTAGCACCACTGACTTCTGTCCCAGGCTCGATTGAGGAAGGTAGATCAGCTGTTAAATCTTTTGCAGAAAATGCAAATGGAACCTCTAAACCTCCAGGAGTTAGAACAGTAATTAATTGAAAATCAATACCACCTTTTTCAGTAAATGTACCGGAGTCTATATCTCCATATACTTCTGTAACTGTAGTGTTATTCCTAGGGCTAATAATTTTTGTTGCAACAAATTCTGCTTCTTTTCTTTTTGATCCCGGAACTTTTACATAAACTTCTGTTGGATGCATGCATATCCCTTTTAAGGAATCACCATTGCCTAAAGATATTGATCCGACTAGAGATGAATCTAAGGAAGGACAATCGTTAGCTTTACCTGTGTTTACAACATCTGTAAATTGGGCATTTCCTCTCTCGGAGAAGGCATATGTTTTATCTGTGACAAAAGCAAAAGTTAAACAAAAAGAAATAACTAAAGCTAATAAAGAACGAATTCTCATAATAAAATTTTAATAAAGTTCTGTGACTGCTGGTAAAGGATTACTTAAAAATGTTCAGTACGGATAATACAAGGTAAAGAACCACAAAAGAAAGTTTTTTAGATCCTCGA is part of the Prochlorococcus marinus subsp. pastoris str. CCMP1986 genome and harbors:
- a CDS encoding photosystem II manganese-stabilizing polypeptide produces the protein MRIRSLLALVISFCLTFAFVTDKTYAFSERGNAQFTDVVNTGKANDCPSLDSSLVGSISLGNGDSLKGICMHPTEVYVKVPGSKRKEAEFVATKIISPRNNTTVTEVYGDIDSGTFTEKGGIDFQLITVLTPGGLEVPFAFSAKDLTADLPSSIEPGTEVSGATFTPNYRTGDFLDPKARAKNTGVEYAQGLVALGGDDEELAKENIKVDVNGTGVVKLSIENVDSDTDEFAGTFVAIQPSDTDMGSKEPLDVKIIGELYGRKA